A single genomic interval of Buchnera aphidicola (Symydobius americanus) harbors:
- the leuA gene encoding 2-isopropylmalate synthase, translating to MSEKIIIFDTSLRDGEQSLQASLSVKEKLQIAMALERMNVDIIEVGFPISSPGDFESVRTISKNIKNTRICSLARCIDEDIDVAADAMSILDFFRIHIFLGTSNLHVHSKLKKNFNEIISMAIRSIKRAKRYTDDIEFSCEDAGRTSIDNLCRIVEQTIKHGATTINIPDTVGYTIPDQFGKIIKSLYQKVPNIDKATISIHCHDDLGMAVGNSISAIMAGARQVEGTINGIGERAGNAALEEIIMAIQARKDLLNVHTTVNTTEIYRTSKIISQICNTPIPANKAIVGSNAFSHSSGIHQDGVLKNRENYEIISPRDIGLKEVQLNLTSRSGRAAVRHRMRVMGYKDSEYDINELYSSFLKLADKKGQVFDYDLEALAFINNQQESSEYFKLKYFHVKSSSTGSAEASVTLICGKETITQSAKTGNGPVDAVYRALNKISEYKIILQKFQLVAKGKGKDALGQVDILVEYNKRIFHGIGLETDIIESSAKAMVNVLNNIWRANQVILKLRQM from the coding sequence ATGAGTGAAAAAATTATTATTTTTGATACATCATTACGAGACGGCGAACAATCTTTACAGGCTAGTTTAAGTGTAAAAGAAAAATTACAAATTGCCATGGCTTTAGAAAGAATGAATGTTGATATTATTGAGGTGGGATTTCCTATTTCATCCCCTGGGGATTTTGAATCTGTTCGTACTATTTCAAAAAACATTAAAAATACTAGAATATGTAGTTTGGCTCGTTGTATTGATGAAGATATTGACGTGGCAGCAGACGCTATGTCAATATTAGATTTTTTTCGAATTCATATATTTTTAGGAACTTCTAATTTACATGTTCATTCTAAATTAAAAAAGAATTTTAATGAAATCATATCTATGGCGATACGCTCTATTAAACGCGCAAAACGTTATACTGACGATATTGAATTTTCATGTGAAGATGCTGGTAGAACCTCAATAGACAATCTTTGTAGAATTGTAGAACAAACCATTAAACATGGTGCAACTACAATTAATATTCCAGATACAGTAGGTTATACAATTCCTGATCAATTTGGTAAAATTATTAAATCATTATACCAGAAAGTTCCCAATATTGACAAAGCAACTATTTCTATACATTGTCACGATGATTTAGGGATGGCTGTTGGAAATTCAATTTCCGCAATTATGGCTGGAGCTAGACAAGTAGAAGGTACGATTAATGGTATTGGGGAAAGAGCAGGTAATGCAGCGTTAGAAGAAATTATAATGGCAATTCAAGCTAGAAAAGATTTATTGAATGTACATACTACTGTGAATACAACCGAAATATATCGAACGAGTAAAATTATTAGCCAAATTTGTAATACACCAATACCAGCTAATAAGGCGATTGTTGGTAGTAATGCTTTTTCACATTCTTCTGGTATACATCAAGATGGAGTATTAAAAAATAGAGAAAATTATGAAATTATATCTCCAAGAGATATAGGTCTAAAGGAAGTACAATTAAATCTTACTTCACGATCTGGACGTGCAGCAGTTAGACATCGCATGCGTGTAATGGGATATAAAGATAGTGAATATGATATTAATGAATTATATTCTTCTTTTTTAAAATTAGCAGATAAAAAGGGTCAAGTTTTTGATTATGATTTAGAGGCATTGGCTTTTATAAATAATCAACAAGAAAGTTCAGAATATTTTAAATTAAAGTATTTTCATGTTAAATCTAGTTCTACCGGATCTGCAGAAGCTTCGGTAACCCTGATTTGCGGAAAAGAAACTATTACTCAATCCGCAAAAACTGGTAATGGTCCAGTTGATGCAGTTTACCGTGCTTTAAATAAAATTTCGGAATATAAAATTATTTTACAAAAATTTCAACTTGTTGCTAAAGGAAAAGGAAAAGATGCACTAGGACAAGTAGACATTTTAGTGGAATATAATAAACGAATATTTCATGGAATTGGATTAGAAACTGATATTATTGAATCTTCTGCCAAAGCTATGGTTAATGTTTTAAATAATATTTGGAGAGCAAATCAAGTTATTTTAAAATTAAGACAAATGTAA
- the minE gene encoding cell division topological specificity factor MinE, with amino-acid sequence MTILDFFLSRNKNTAHIAKRRLKIIISDRKNNNIRPKYFLKLKKEIFTVICKYVKINPNMIKIQLNQKREDFSILELNIILPE; translated from the coding sequence ATGACAATTTTGGATTTTTTTCTTTCTCGTAATAAAAATACAGCACATATAGCCAAAAGAAGACTCAAAATTATTATATCAGATAGAAAAAATAATAATATTCGACCTAAATATTTTCTAAAATTAAAAAAAGAAATATTTACTGTTATTTGTAAATATGTGAAAATTAACCCAAATATGATAAAAATCCAATTAAATCAAAAAAGAGAAGATTTTTCAATTTTAGAATTGAATATTATTTTACCCGAATAA
- the minD gene encoding septum site-determining protein MinD, translating to MTRIIVVTSGKGGVGKTTSSAAIATGFAQKGNKTIVIDFDIGLRNLDLVMGCERRVVYDLINVIQGDATIHQAIIKDKYTENLFILPASQTRNKDSLTKEGIKKIFKQLLDMNFEFIICDSPAGIETGAILAIYFADEAIITTNPEVSSVRDSDRILGIISSESKRSKNNEFPIKEYLLLTRYNPVRVNKGDMLSMQDVLDVLRIPLIGVIPEDSSVLKASNQGESIILDSNSLAGKAYIDTVDRLLGKKCAFRFLEEEKKSFFHRLFWR from the coding sequence ATGACTCGTATTATTGTGGTTACTTCGGGTAAGGGGGGAGTTGGTAAAACTACCTCTAGTGCAGCAATTGCAACTGGTTTTGCTCAAAAGGGAAATAAAACAATAGTTATTGATTTTGATATTGGATTAAGAAATTTAGATTTAGTTATGGGATGCGAGAGAAGAGTAGTATATGATTTAATCAATGTTATTCAAGGAGATGCTACAATTCATCAAGCGATTATAAAAGATAAATACACAGAAAATTTATTTATCTTACCTGCATCTCAAACAAGAAATAAAGATTCTTTAACGAAAGAAGGAATTAAAAAAATTTTTAAACAATTGTTAGATATGAATTTTGAATTTATTATTTGCGATTCTCCAGCCGGAATTGAAACAGGTGCAATATTAGCAATTTATTTTGCAGATGAGGCTATTATTACTACAAATCCTGAAGTTTCTTCTGTACGTGATTCTGATCGAATTTTAGGAATTATATCATCAGAATCTAAACGATCTAAAAATAATGAATTTCCTATTAAAGAATATTTATTGTTAACTCGTTATAACCCAGTTCGAGTAAATAAAGGAGATATGTTAAGTATGCAAGATGTATTAGATGTATTAAGAATTCCTCTTATTGGAGTAATTCCCGAAGATTCTTCAGTATTAAAAGCATCTAATCAAGGTGAATCGATTATTTTAGACTCGAATTCTCTAGCAGGAAAAGCATACATTGATACAGTTGATCGATTGTTAGGAAAAAAATGTGCTTTTAGATTCCTTGAAGAAGAAAAAAAAAGTTTTTTTCATAGATTATTTTGGAGATAA
- the minC gene encoding septum site-determining protein MinC, whose product MLKNNFIELKGSVFTLLVLYIKNKSVSSVQNAILEKIMEAPQFFKNAPIVINVSSLSNTVNWNDMQKSIISTGLHIIGVSGCIDKILKCKIIKSGIPILLEGKNEVYCKQKNQKNNKFINKKKFNTKIINTPVRSGQKIYVNQSNLIVTNHVNPGAELIADGDIHIYGMMRGRVLAGVNGDKTRNIFCTQLFAELISISGEYLLIDQIPLDLLGKSVHIFLKNNILLIYPLT is encoded by the coding sequence ATGTTAAAAAATAATTTTATTGAGTTAAAAGGCAGTGTTTTTACATTATTAGTATTATATATTAAAAATAAATCAGTTTCTTCTGTTCAAAATGCTATTTTAGAAAAAATCATGGAAGCACCCCAATTTTTTAAAAATGCACCTATTGTAATCAATGTATCTAGTTTATCAAATACTGTAAATTGGAATGATATGCAAAAATCTATTATATCTACAGGATTACATATTATTGGTGTAAGTGGATGTATAGATAAAATTTTAAAATGTAAAATAATAAAATCTGGTATTCCAATTTTATTAGAAGGAAAAAATGAAGTATATTGTAAACAAAAAAATCAAAAAAATAATAAATTCATTAATAAAAAAAAATTTAATACAAAAATTATTAATACTCCTGTTAGATCTGGACAAAAAATTTATGTAAATCAATCGAATTTAATTGTTACAAATCATGTTAATCCTGGCGCAGAATTAATTGCTGATGGAGATATACATATTTACGGTATGATGCGAGGTCGAGTATTGGCTGGTGTAAATGGAGATAAAACTCGTAATATTTTTTGTACGCAGTTATTTGCTGAATTAATTTCAATTTCTGGAGAATATTTATTGATTGATCAAATACCATTGGATTTATTAGGAAAATCAGTACATATTTTTTTAAAAAATAATATTTTATTAATTTATCCATTGACGTAA
- the rsmC gene encoding 16S rRNA (guanine(1207)-N(2))-methyltransferase RsmC, whose amino-acid sequence MNVHNANIIVMKYLKNFKNQNILFSGNISKDFFLYFKLTNIRIHVQQDYHPMLLKILKKNNICFRIIPRKNFVLDCNILIFFWRKNKLESQFQIIYFLSVLKKDTEIFIIGKTRSGVNCVKNFLKHWVDIKKIYYKNRYALYYGKIIQNSIFIFKKYFKKYIWNNLIIYTLPGVFDYKRIDNGSILLISTFDTNLQGKILDIGCGSGILSIALNKISDRTKITLIDNNSTAILCSKINLRKNHVKAKIILSNIYSDIQEKFNLIISNPSTHSDIKNNFNVIKKIIQNSKKYLKKNGELRMVVHSHISCKKEFLSVFNHYKIIAKYRHFNVHQGILK is encoded by the coding sequence TTGAATGTACATAACGCAAACATAATAGTTATGAAATATTTAAAAAATTTCAAAAATCAAAATATACTATTTTCTGGAAATATTTCAAAAGATTTTTTCTTATATTTTAAACTAACTAACATTAGAATACATGTACAACAAGATTATCACCCTATGTTATTAAAAATTTTAAAAAAAAATAATATTTGTTTCAGAATCATTCCAAGAAAAAATTTTGTTTTAGATTGTAATATTCTAATATTTTTTTGGAGAAAAAATAAATTAGAATCTCAATTTCAAATAATTTATTTTTTATCCGTTTTAAAAAAAGATACTGAAATATTTATCATAGGAAAAACAAGAAGCGGTGTGAATTGTGTCAAAAATTTTTTAAAACATTGGGTAGATATAAAAAAAATATATTATAAAAATAGATATGCTTTATATTATGGAAAAATAATTCAAAATTCTATTTTTATATTCAAAAAATATTTTAAAAAATATATTTGGAATAATTTAATTATTTATACTCTACCAGGAGTATTTGATTATAAAAGAATAGATAATGGAAGTATATTATTGATTTCAACATTTGATACAAATCTTCAAGGAAAAATATTAGATATTGGATGTGGTTCTGGAATTTTATCTATTGCATTAAATAAAATTTCTGATAGAACTAAAATAACATTAATTGATAATAATAGTACTGCAATTTTATGTAGCAAAATTAACTTACGGAAAAATCACGTAAAAGCTAAAATTATTTTAAGTAATATATATTCTGATATACAAGAAAAATTTAATTTAATTATATCTAATCCTTCTACTCATTCAGATATAAAAAATAATTTTAATGTAATTAAAAAAATTATTCAAAATTCAAAAAAATATTTAAAAAAAAATGGTGAGTTAAGAATGGTGGTTCATTCTCATATATCTTGCAAGAAAGAATTTTTAAGTGTTTTTAATCATTATAAAATTATAGCAAAATATAGACATTTTAATGTACACCAAGGAATATTAAAATAA
- the murJ gene encoding murein biosynthesis integral membrane protein MurJ: MNLLKSLINISMITFLSRILSFLRDFIIAYTFGVSIATDSFFIAFKVPNLLRRIFAEGAFLQVIIPIFVKYKKKENINLTRQFFSYILGFMILILSCVIFLGFFFAPYIVLIVAPGFFKKPEEFILATKLLRITFPYVFFISLASLTTAILNIWGYFLIPVFSPILLNISMISFILIFTKYFQIPILSLAWSVIIGGCLQFLYQFLYLKKINMLVRPRINLHIPEISSLVSKIGIGVLGVSANHVSLFINGILASLFISGSVSWMYYADRLIELPVGILGISLGTILLSCLTKSFANNAEVAFSKLLDWGLRVGLLISLPSSIILYILSHPIIAVLFQYGKFTQFDTIMTEKSLIGYAIGLIALILVKILSPAFYARQDTITPMIISIITIIITQSINVVLLSTSLGYFGLSISISISAWLNSALLYWYLYKNKIFFPQPGWCSFISKIIIASFAMSIFLIFILHIITSWDVGIIIYRLFRLLFVLFCAILIYFTTLFLLGVRLSHFYFKVKI; encoded by the coding sequence ATGAATCTTTTAAAGTCTTTAATTAATATTAGTATGATTACGTTTTTATCTCGTATTTTAAGTTTTTTACGAGATTTTATTATTGCATATACATTCGGGGTATCTATAGCAACTGATTCTTTCTTTATTGCTTTTAAAGTTCCAAATTTATTAAGACGTATTTTTGCGGAAGGTGCTTTTTTACAGGTAATTATTCCAATTTTTGTAAAATATAAAAAAAAAGAAAATATCAATTTAACTAGACAATTTTTTTCTTATATTTTAGGATTCATGATTTTAATATTATCTTGTGTAATTTTTTTAGGGTTTTTTTTTGCTCCTTATATCGTTTTAATTGTTGCACCGGGATTTTTTAAAAAACCAGAAGAATTTATATTAGCTACAAAATTATTACGAATTACTTTTCCTTATGTTTTTTTTATTTCATTAGCTTCTTTAACTACCGCTATACTTAATATTTGGGGATATTTTTTAATACCAGTTTTTTCTCCTATTTTATTAAATATAAGTATGATATCTTTTATTTTAATTTTTACAAAATATTTTCAAATTCCTATATTATCTCTAGCATGGTCAGTAATTATAGGAGGTTGTTTACAGTTTTTATATCAGTTTTTATATTTAAAAAAAATTAATATGTTAGTTAGGCCAAGAATTAACCTTCATATTCCGGAAATATCAAGTTTAGTTAGTAAGATTGGAATTGGTGTATTAGGAGTATCAGCAAATCATGTTTCTTTGTTTATTAATGGTATTTTAGCATCACTATTTATTTCAGGCTCAGTATCGTGGATGTATTATGCCGATAGACTTATTGAATTACCTGTAGGTATATTAGGTATATCACTTGGAACAATTTTGCTATCATGTTTAACTAAAAGCTTTGCTAATAATGCAGAGGTTGCATTTTCTAAATTACTTGATTGGGGTTTACGTGTCGGTTTATTAATTAGTTTACCTAGTTCGATTATATTATATATTTTATCACATCCAATTATTGCTGTTTTATTTCAATACGGAAAATTTACACAATTTGATACTATCATGACAGAAAAATCATTGATAGGATATGCAATTGGATTGATTGCATTAATTTTAGTAAAAATTTTGTCTCCTGCTTTTTATGCTAGACAAGATACTATTACTCCAATGATTATTTCTATTATTACAATCATTATTACTCAATCTATAAATGTAGTGTTATTATCTACTTCTCTGGGTTATTTTGGATTATCCATCTCAATTAGTATATCAGCATGGTTAAATTCTGCATTACTATATTGGTATTTATATAAAAACAAAATTTTCTTTCCTCAACCTGGTTGGTGTTCTTTTATTAGTAAAATAATTATTGCATCATTTGCAATGTCAATTTTTTTAATTTTTATTTTACATATTATAACATCTTGGGATGTTGGAATTATTATATACAGATTATTTCGTTTATTATTTGTTTTATTTTGTGCTATTTTGATATATTTTACTACTTTATTTCTATTAGGTGTTCGTTTAAGTCATTTTTATTTTAAAGTTAAAATATAA
- a CDS encoding flagellar basal body L-ring protein FlgH has product MKKCFLFQKKYYFIIMMLFILNGCASCIKEPIKKNFIKNISLEKKYSYSTIYTNINNDETNDLFQDNHKYKIGDTITVLIQESFQSKNQTSYHFIKQNNQKININIQKNFLKNDKDHAKKSIENNDKKYISRLNKYLNKNIFITTITTQITDIDSYGNFKIYGEKKISCNEYSENIQFSGIINPKMIDMHNSIPSSLISNLHIKYCNKQDYPVQKNNWIKQILFMI; this is encoded by the coding sequence ATGAAAAAATGTTTTTTATTTCAAAAAAAATACTATTTTATAATTATGATGTTATTTATATTAAATGGATGCGCATCATGTATAAAAGAACCAATCAAAAAAAATTTTATAAAAAATATATCCTTAGAAAAAAAATACAGTTACTCTACAATTTATACTAATATCAATAATGATGAAACTAATGATTTATTTCAAGACAATCATAAATATAAAATTGGAGATACTATTACTGTTTTAATTCAGGAATCTTTTCAATCTAAAAACCAAACATCTTATCATTTTATAAAACAAAATAATCAAAAAATAAACATTAACATACAAAAAAATTTCCTGAAAAACGATAAAGATCATGCTAAAAAATCTATTGAAAATAATGATAAAAAATATATTTCTAGATTAAATAAATATTTAAATAAAAATATATTTATAACAACCATTACTACACAAATAACTGATATTGATTCTTATGGAAATTTCAAAATATATGGAGAAAAAAAAATTTCTTGTAATGAATATTCAGAAAATATTCAATTTTCTGGAATAATTAATCCCAAGATGATTGATATGCATAATTCTATTCCATCATCATTAATTTCAAATTTACATATTAAATATTGCAATAAACAGGATTATCCTGTTCAAAAAAATAATTGGATAAAACAAATATTATTTATGATTTAA
- a CDS encoding flagellar basal body P-ring protein FlgI gives MSWLKKILGICLVLISLNVYAEKIKNISIIQTNLEDKLIGYGLVVGLDGTGDHISEAIFTSNALNNMLLKLGINNIGNKNLKLKNIASVIVTANLSSSFRKGEKINVMVSSIGNSNNLKNGILLNTPLKGTNNKIYAIAQGKISTKNHMKNFSTKQDTFKCNGIIPFGALIKKSLNNHHRNHEKINLQIFSENFNLIQKISSAINNYYPNVAIPINNKTIELKLPLDHIKKNYMLSKIQNIDIPIFKKKYQIIFNKKDGLIMMNNIIHINECIIENNNISIFIKKNQHYIIYNKNNHKKYFFLKSYNHLDELINLLNTLKLQKNEILSILKNMKNMNCFQAHLKIV, from the coding sequence ATGTCATGGTTAAAAAAAATTTTAGGAATATGTTTAGTTTTGATTAGTTTAAATGTCTATGCAGAAAAAATTAAAAATATATCTATTATACAAACTAATCTTGAAGATAAGTTAATAGGATATGGATTAGTTGTTGGTTTAGACGGTACTGGTGATCACATTTCAGAAGCTATATTTACCTCAAATGCATTAAATAATATGTTATTAAAATTGGGTATTAATAATATAGGCAACAAAAATTTAAAATTAAAAAATATAGCATCAGTAATTGTAACAGCAAATTTATCATCTTCTTTTAGAAAAGGAGAAAAAATTAATGTTATGGTTTCATCAATAGGAAATTCTAATAATTTAAAAAATGGAATATTATTAAATACTCCCTTAAAAGGAACAAATAATAAAATTTATGCTATTGCTCAAGGAAAAATATCTACTAAAAATCATATGAAAAATTTTTCTACAAAACAAGATACATTTAAATGTAATGGAATTATTCCTTTTGGAGCATTAATAAAAAAATCTTTAAATAATCATCATAGGAATCACGAAAAAATCAATTTACAAATTTTTTCAGAAAATTTTAATTTAATTCAAAAAATCAGTAGCGCAATCAATAATTATTATCCTAATGTAGCAATTCCTATTAATAATAAAACCATTGAATTAAAATTACCACTTGATCATATCAAAAAAAATTACATGCTATCTAAAATTCAAAATATAGATATACCAATCTTTAAAAAAAAATATCAAATTATTTTTAATAAAAAAGATGGTTTAATCATGATGAATAATATTATTCATATCAATGAATGTATCATAGAAAATAATAATATATCAATTTTTATTAAAAAGAATCAGCATTATATTATTTATAATAAAAACAATCATAAAAAATATTTTTTTTTAAAATCCTATAACCATCTTGATGAATTAATTAATCTTTTAAATACATTAAAACTTCAAAAGAATGAAATTCTTTCAATATTAAAAAATATGAAAAATATGAATTGTTTTCAAGCTCATTTAAAAATCGTATAA
- a CDS encoding Rne/Rng family ribonuclease — translation MKKMIINFQQNKEFRIAYLNNNILYNLELNNLTCIKKKLNIYQGKIINIIPSIEAVFVDYGEKKYGFLPFKEIADYYFLKNQNYLDISNVKNMLQKNQRVIVQIIREENKKKGVKLTTFIQLSGIYLILKLSNKKNIFISKKIQGKDRKTIKDNLLTFDIPNNVSLIVRTSSLGKDIKKIKYDFALLLNCLNEIFKISKYSLYPGIIFYKNKIIMRIFEDYLYNDIDQIIIDNIEIFNMIHFYTFFFKKIDIYKKMRLYSNTIPIFKYYNIDNQINLLSKREIRLPSGGSLILDFTEACTIIDVNSSRSYVGKNIEDTAFKINLEAVIEVVRQLRLRDIGGLILIDLINMKVMKNCRMIEKILKTNLLEDRARIQVGRISNFGILELSREKLNTHSDKKYNYICPPLVRFK, via the coding sequence ATGAAAAAAATGATAATTAATTTTCAACAAAATAAAGAGTTTCGAATAGCTTATTTAAATAATAATATTTTATATAATTTAGAATTAAATAATTTAACTTGTATTAAAAAAAAATTAAATATATATCAAGGAAAAATTATTAATATCATACCTAGTATAGAAGCTGTTTTTGTGGATTATGGGGAAAAAAAATATGGATTTCTTCCATTTAAAGAAATTGCTGATTATTATTTTTTAAAAAATCAAAATTATTTAGATATATCAAATGTAAAAAATATGCTTCAAAAAAATCAAAGAGTAATTGTACAAATTATTCGTGAAGAAAATAAAAAAAAAGGTGTGAAATTAACTACTTTTATTCAATTATCAGGGATTTATTTAATATTAAAGTTAAGTAATAAAAAAAATATTTTTATATCAAAAAAAATTCAAGGAAAAGATAGAAAAACAATTAAAGATAATCTTTTAACATTTGATATACCCAATAATGTCAGTTTAATTGTTCGTACTTCTAGTTTAGGAAAAGATATCAAAAAGATTAAATATGATTTTGCATTATTATTAAATTGCTTAAATGAAATTTTTAAAATTTCTAAATATTCTCTATATCCTGGAATAATCTTTTATAAAAATAAAATTATTATGAGAATATTTGAAGATTATTTATATAATGATATTGATCAAATTATTATTGATAATATAGAGATATTTAATATGATTCATTTTTATACATTTTTTTTTAAAAAAATTGATATTTATAAAAAAATGAGATTGTATTCTAATACTATTCCAATTTTTAAATATTATAATATTGATAATCAAATTAATTTATTATCTAAAAGAGAAATTAGATTACCTTCGGGAGGATCTTTAATTCTAGATTTTACAGAAGCATGTACAATTATTGATGTAAATTCGTCACGTTCATATGTAGGTAAAAATATTGAAGATACAGCTTTTAAAATTAATTTAGAAGCAGTTATTGAGGTTGTTCGTCAGTTAAGATTAAGAGATATTGGTGGATTAATTTTAATCGATTTAATTAATATGAAAGTTATGAAAAATTGTAGAATGATTGAAAAAATATTAAAAACAAATCTTTTAGAAGATCGAGCTCGTATTCAAGTAGGACGTATTTCTAATTTTGGAATATTAGAATTATCGCGCGAAAAGCTCAATACACATTCTGATAAAAAATATAATTATATTTGTCCTCCATTGGTCAGATTTAAATAA
- a CDS encoding RluA family pseudouridine synthase has protein sequence MDKKISVSIVKIDKEMINQRIDNFIKSQFRKIPKGLLYKIIRIGRIRVNKKRVKPDYKLKIGDILRIPPFHEKKIKKNITINLNIKKKLLSSILYEDEYLLVINKPPGIAVHGGSGLNFGIIEGFRLLKEKYQYLELIHRLDKNTSGILMLAKKKSCLKNIHEQFRKKIIEKQYIALVHGKWKDNIRIISKPLIKNKLFNGKKHVTISCNGKQSKTIFIVKKRFDLNTMLLIIPKTGRTHQIRVHAAYAGHPIIFDNYYGNKKLDYQINQKYQHEKILLHAIKISFFHPLSKKKIYIKAPLENRFKKYLK, from the coding sequence TTGGATAAAAAAATATCTGTATCAATTGTAAAGATTGATAAAGAAATGATAAATCAACGTATAGATAATTTTATAAAATCTCAATTTAGAAAAATACCAAAAGGTTTATTATATAAAATTATAAGAATTGGTCGTATTCGAGTAAATAAAAAAAGAGTTAAACCAGATTATAAATTAAAAATAGGTGATATATTAAGAATTCCACCCTTTCATGAAAAAAAAATAAAAAAAAATATTACAATCAACTTAAATATTAAAAAAAAATTATTATCTAGCATTTTATATGAAGATGAATATTTATTGGTAATTAATAAACCACCAGGAATAGCAGTACATGGAGGAAGCGGATTAAATTTTGGTATTATTGAAGGCTTTAGATTATTAAAAGAAAAATATCAATATTTAGAATTAATACATCGATTAGATAAAAATACATCTGGAATATTAATGCTTGCGAAAAAAAAATCCTGTTTAAAAAATATTCATGAACAATTTAGAAAAAAAATCATCGAAAAACAATACATAGCTTTAGTTCATGGAAAATGGAAAGATAATATAAGAATTATATCAAAACCATTAATAAAAAATAAATTATTTAATGGAAAAAAACACGTTACAATCAGTTGTAATGGAAAACAATCAAAAACTATTTTTATAGTAAAAAAACGTTTTGATTTAAATACGATGTTATTAATCATTCCAAAAACTGGTCGTACACATCAAATTAGAGTACATGCTGCATATGCAGGACATCCAATTATTTTTGATAACTATTATGGAAATAAAAAATTAGATTACCAAATTAATCAAAAATATCAACATGAAAAAATTTTATTACATGCAATAAAAATTTCTTTTTTTCATCCATTAAGTAAAAAAAAAATTTATATTAAAGCACCTTTAGAAAATAGATTTAAAAAATATTTAAAATAA
- the rpmF gene encoding 50S ribosomal protein L32 produces the protein MAVQKSKPTRSKRGMRRSHDQLKKLSLSCDKVSKEIHIRHCVTKKKFYKGKKIITDNK, from the coding sequence ATGGCAGTACAAAAAAGTAAACCTACTAGATCAAAAAGGGGTATGAGAAGATCTCATGATCAACTAAAAAAATTATCTTTATCCTGCGATAAAGTAAGTAAAGAAATACATATTCGACATTGTGTAACTAAAAAAAAATTTTATAAAGGAAAAAAAATTATCACTGATAACAAATAA